The genomic segment CAGATGCGGCCCAGATGTATCGCGTATCCTCATGGTCAGATCGCATGCTGAAATCACCATCTCTCAGGCGCGTCGGTAACTGCTGCGCCGTGGGTTGTGTACGCCGCTGCCGTCACCCGGCCGGGATGAGCCGCCGCTCCTGGAGCAGATACATGCTCACAGGGTCGTAGAGGTTGTGGAGGACAAAAATGTTATAGAAAAGGATGTAGTCAAACACGCTTATGGCAGCGACGCAGAGGGCACACACGACAATCGCGTGCCGGGGAGTATAGGTCTCCGCGATCCTCTGGATCATCAATACGGCAAACAGCCGCAGCGGGGTATCCAGGAGCATTGCATACCGTACGTTCTTTACGAAAAATATCAGGGAAAATAAGTAGCACACACCGAGCACGGAAAAGTACCGGTCCCCCTCCCTGCGCTGAGGCATGCACATCTGGCTGAAGAAATAGCCTATGGCGAGTATGCACACCCATGGCGAGAGCAATATGAAATCCACGAGGTAGCTGATCCAGGCGCCCGAACAGTATAGATTCGCATACCTGTTCGCCGCCGGCGAGGTCATGATGATCTGTATAACCTTAAAAACATCCGCCGCGTTGCCGGAGGCAAGGATGCAGACCCCGAGCGCCAATAAGGGCGGACATACGGTTATCAACAGGATATCGCGCAGGGACACCTGTTGTTTTTTCACGTATTTCAAGATCCCCAGATAAATAGCGAACACAGGCGCCAGCAATACCAGAACCTCTTTCATGAGAATGGTGATTGCATAAACACCTACGAACAGAGCCCGCCGCATCCCGTTCCCCTCATCCACCGCATCGAATAGCAGCCATACGGCCACGATCGCGCACATATTTGCGGGGCCGTCAACGAGTGCGCGCCGCGCCATCGCCATGTTGAGAGGGGAAAATGCGATGAGCATGGAAAAAAAGAAGGCGGTGGTCTCGCCGTAATATTTTCTGCAGAAACAATACGAGACGGCGAGCGCGCCGCAGTAGCAGCAGAGCGACAGCCATGACAGCGCGATATATGAGGGCCCGAACAGGCTTACCCAGGCGCCCGCGAGTGTGATATACGCCACCCTCAGCGGGCTTGGAAAAATCCAGTGAGCTCTATTATGTACATAGTCGCTGAACATCCCAGGGAATGAGCTGATGCCTTCAGTGCTCATGCGCGTGGCGTAGTTCAGATAGTAACCCTCGTCAGCGCCTGGTTTGTATGCCACTCGGGGAAGGCTCGAATAGACGAGAAATGCGGCAACGCAAAGGAGTATGAGGAAAAAGCGGCCGTCTAGGATCGGTCTTGCGTGAGGATTCATCGCGGCGCTTCAGTCGATGGGTTGAGCAGGTGCATACCTATCGGATCTCTACGCGCGGCGGCAGATGTGCGGAGATCCCGGAATGTAGGGCGCATCGATTCACCTTCTCGGCGCAGAAAGGAGGCCCACGCGCTGCGTCGCCCCTGTTTTCATAGCGGTATTTGTCCTCAGCGCTGCGGAGGGGAGCGGCATATGGAGCGCCGGGGATGAGGGTTTTGCTTTCAACCGCTCCTTAAATTTCTTCATCGGGAAGTTGTATCCAGGGCACATGGTGTGTTCCCCCGTGAAATCGCCGTGACCCTTTATGCAACTCAGGGGTATATCATACGTCGCGCGCAGCTTGTTCACCAGGTTGACAAGCGAATCCATCTGTTTCTTACTCATCGTCTGCCGGTTAAAATTGCCCACGAGGCAGATCCCGATGCCGGATTCATTGAGCCACGGCTGCTTGGCGTGCCCGCCGGGAAGCTGTGCTCTCCAGCGGTGGCTCTCCTCTACCTCCCCGTCCCCACAACCAGAGGTGCCGTTTCCGATCACGAAATGATAGGCGAGGCCGTTTACCATATGTCTGAGCTTGCTGTGGTATCGATCCATGATCGCAGCATTCCCCTTACGGGTGGCGCTGTGGTGGATGACGATGTATCTCCAACGGCATGGCTTTTTAGAGGGGGCCGATTCCGCTCCATTGGAAAACACCAGCGGAAAAATGGCGATTGCGATCAACAGAACGCTGACACGGTTAGATAGTCTGCGGAGCTGCATCGATATAATTGATATAGAAACCTCCAACCCCAGGAGCGTATAATAGAATACCATATCACTTCAGGGGTGCAATACATTTTTGCCTGATCCACATCATGAGGGCCTGCGCTCAGTGCATAACTGTCGCACTCGCAAAGAGCTACTCAACGGGAGCAATTCACAACTTGCCGACAGGTTCTTCCTCTTGCCAGGGAGAGCGGTAACTCTCCCGCGGTAACCCCTCAGTTATGGGTGGTATTACTGTAGGGGCTTGATTTATCAAGCCCGCAGTAAGCCATACGGGTCGGATAAAACTTGTCCTGAGCCTGCCGAAGGATCCGACCCCTACAGATTGGAGGGTCCGCTCACCACCCAAGACTGAGGCATTACCTCCCGCGGGAATATCCTGTTGACTGACCAATTCAAACATAGTATTCTTAATTAGAGGTAACACTTATGGTAATCCGCCTTGAGCAGGTTCAGCGGCAGACGCAGAAACTCATTCTCTCCCCCCAGATGCAGCAGGCGATCAAACTGCTGCTGCTCCCGCTGCCGCTCCTCCAGCAGACCATCCGCCAGGAGATGGCGCAGAATCCGGTCCTTGAAGAAGAACTCCTCCAGGAAGAAGAGCAGGAAGAGGCCCAGGAGACTGAGCAACAGCAGGAATCGGAAAGAGAGGAAGACTCAAAGCGGGATGAGGCCGGCGAGCTCAACTTCGAGGAGGAATTCAACAGGCTCCTGAAGATCGACGAAGAGTGGAAGGAATATTTCCGCCAGAGCGGCAGCTACCGCAAGTACTCCGAGGAAGACGAGGAGAAGCGGCGCTTTCTTGAAGCATCGGTGGTGAAACCGGAGACGCTTCAGGAAAATCTTCTGAACCAGCTTGGACTCGCCCTTCTCACCGATGAGGAGAAGAGGATCTGCGAAGCGCTCATCGGGAACATAGACGACAACGGTTACTTCCGAGGCGCCATCGAGGACATTGCCCAGCAGCTCGGGGCTCCCGTGGATGAGGTCGCGCGCATGCTGGCGCTCATCCAGACCCTCAGCCCCGTGGGCGTCGGGGCCCGGGATCTCCGCGAGTGCTTGCTCATCCAGCTCAGGCGCCTGGCGAAACAAGACAGCATGGCGTACAGGATCGTCGAGCAGCATCTTGAGGAGCTCGGCGCGAGGAAATACCGTCAAATCGCGAAAGCACTCAAGGTGTCTCCGCTACAGGTTCAAAAAATAGCCGAGTTTATCGAGACGCTGGATCCCAAGCCGGGGAGGATCTTCTCGAGCGAGCTCGCCCAGTATAGCACCCCTGATGTCTTTGTCGAAAAAGATGCTGAGGGCTACAACGTCATCCTCAATGACGACCGCATCCCCCACCTGCGCATCAGCAACCTCTACAAGCAGATGGTCCTGAATCCCGATGCCGACAAGGATACAAAATCATACATACGGGAAAAGATCAAGGGGGGGCAATGGCTGCTGCGCAACATCAGGCAGCGCCAGCAGACGATATACAACATCGCCTCGGAAATCGTGAAGAAGCAGCGGGGATTCTTTGACGAGGGCATTCCCCGCCTCACGCCGCTCACGCTCCAGCAGGTGGCGGATTCTCTGGGCATCCATGAATCAACAGTGAGCCGCGCAATCGCCGGCAAGTATATCCAAACTCCCCACGGCCTCTTTGACATGAAGTATTTCTTCAGCGCGGGTATCGCGTCGGAGGGCGGCGGGAGTGTCGTGACCGGTAATATTAAAACCATGATTCAGCAGATGATCGGCCAGGAAGATCCAAAGAGCCCGCTGAGCGACCAGCAGATAATAGAGAAGCTGAAGGGAAAAGGGCTCACCCTCGCACGGCGCACGGTCACCAAGTATCGGAAGGAGCTCGGGATCCGCTCATCCAACAAGCGCCGCAAGTTTTAATTTTCACCACGGACCTGCCTGCCGGCAGGCAGGGGCACGGAGGACACGGAGAAATAGTAGGAGGTTGTTCAAGCAGCAGGCAGAAACAAAGGGAGCCATTTCGGCTCCCTTCCACTTTCCACTGTTCACTCTTCACTGCAGTACTGGAGCCAGCGATCGGAATTGAACCGATAACCTGCGCATTACGAATGCGCCGCTCTGCCGGTTGAGCTACGCTGGCTATATGTTCACTCGGAAGGAGTTACAGCAAGTGCTCCGGGGACCGAAATGATGCTAGTGTCCATATAGTGTCTATCTTTTCCCACTTTTCGCCCTTCCAGTACCTCAACCGCTTCCCTCTTGCTCTCCGGTGTAGGATGGGCGTATCTCATTGTTGTCTCTATTGAAGCATGGCCCAGGATTTCCTTCACTACCGGAAGGCTTACCCCTGCCAGGACCATCTTGGTAGCCACAGTATGCCTTAGATCATGAAAGCGGCATCTTGCAATCCCGGACCGCCTCAGCGCATTATGAAAAGCCGTCTTCACTGATCCGAAGGATTTACCATTATTGTCGAACACAAATATACCATCTCTCTTGTGCCCATTCAATACCTTACGGACTTCTCCGTTGATAGGTATTTGCCGCTGTTTCCCACTCTTGGTCTTTATCACAGTAATATAGCCATGTGGTAGGTTGATCTGCTCCCATGTGAGATTGAGTATCTCCCCGAGCCTCATGCCGGTGTTTAGGGCAATTATGACTATATCCCTCAAATGACCGTTGCACGAATCCAGAAGCGCCTTAATCTCCTCATCGGAGAGAATCCGCTGCATGAGGTTATCTACTTTATAGAACTGGACCTGCCTGGCGGGATTTTTCTCAGCCCTCCCCCACTTGATTGCCATGTTGAACATGTTTTTCAGGCAGGCGAGTTCCCTGTTCGCGGTGGACATCGGCACATCCCGGGGATCCCTGTCCCTGTACTTGGGCCGCGACAGGATTTCCTGCCGCCTCTGTAACTTGTACTTCTCCACCACCTCCGGAGTGACCTGGTCCAGCCGGTAACTGCCCATCACCCTGTTCAGATGCTTAATGATGTCAATGTCTCTTCTCCATGACCGCTTCGTGGCTTTTGAGTGTTCCAGGTATTGGGTTGAGAATTCTGCAAGCGTGGGACACTTTCGCCGTTTCTTAATCTCAAATCTCCCCTGGAGTATCG from the Candidatus Auribacterota bacterium genome contains:
- a CDS encoding glycosyltransferase family 39 protein, which encodes MNPHARPILDGRFFLILLCVAAFLVYSSLPRVAYKPGADEGYYLNYATRMSTEGISSFPGMFSDYVHNRAHWIFPSPLRVAYITLAGAWVSLFGPSYIALSWLSLCCYCGALAVSYCFCRKYYGETTAFFFSMLIAFSPLNMAMARRALVDGPANMCAIVAVWLLFDAVDEGNGMRRALFVGVYAITILMKEVLVLLAPVFAIYLGILKYVKKQQVSLRDILLITVCPPLLALGVCILASGNAADVFKVIQIIMTSPAANRYANLYCSGAWISYLVDFILLSPWVCILAIGYFFSQMCMPQRREGDRYFSVLGVCYLFSLIFFVKNVRYAMLLDTPLRLFAVLMIQRIAETYTPRHAIVVCALCVAAISVFDYILFYNIFVLHNLYDPVSMYLLQERRLIPAG
- a CDS encoding peptidoglycan recognition family protein; translated protein: MQLRRLSNRVSVLLIAIAIFPLVFSNGAESAPSKKPCRWRYIVIHHSATRKGNAAIMDRYHSKLRHMVNGLAYHFVIGNGTSGCGDGEVEESHRWRAQLPGGHAKQPWLNESGIGICLVGNFNRQTMSKKQMDSLVNLVNKLRATYDIPLSCIKGHGDFTGEHTMCPGYNFPMKKFKERLKAKPSSPALHMPLPSAALRTNTAMKTGATQRVGLLSAPRR
- the rpoN gene encoding RNA polymerase factor sigma-54, encoding MVIRLEQVQRQTQKLILSPQMQQAIKLLLLPLPLLQQTIRQEMAQNPVLEEELLQEEEQEEAQETEQQQESEREEDSKRDEAGELNFEEEFNRLLKIDEEWKEYFRQSGSYRKYSEEDEEKRRFLEASVVKPETLQENLLNQLGLALLTDEEKRICEALIGNIDDNGYFRGAIEDIAQQLGAPVDEVARMLALIQTLSPVGVGARDLRECLLIQLRRLAKQDSMAYRIVEQHLEELGARKYRQIAKALKVSPLQVQKIAEFIETLDPKPGRIFSSELAQYSTPDVFVEKDAEGYNVILNDDRIPHLRISNLYKQMVLNPDADKDTKSYIREKIKGGQWLLRNIRQRQQTIYNIASEIVKKQRGFFDEGIPRLTPLTLQQVADSLGIHESTVSRAIAGKYIQTPHGLFDMKYFFSAGIASEGGGSVVTGNIKTMIQQMIGQEDPKSPLSDQQIIEKLKGKGLTLARRTVTKYRKELGIRSSNKRRKF
- a CDS encoding site-specific integrase, translating into MALFKKNGNWYIDYYCDLIRFRQKIGPSKKQAEQMLAIRKAAILQGRFEIKKRRKCPTLAEFSTQYLEHSKATKRSWRRDIDIIKHLNRVMGSYRLDQVTPEVVEKYKLQRRQEILSRPKYRDRDPRDVPMSTANRELACLKNMFNMAIKWGRAEKNPARQVQFYKVDNLMQRILSDEEIKALLDSCNGHLRDIVIIALNTGMRLGEILNLTWEQINLPHGYITVIKTKSGKQRQIPINGEVRKVLNGHKRDGIFVFDNNGKSFGSVKTAFHNALRRSGIARCRFHDLRHTVATKMVLAGVSLPVVKEILGHASIETTMRYAHPTPESKREAVEVLEGRKVGKDRHYMDTSIISVPGALAVTPSE